The sequence below is a genomic window from Humulus lupulus chromosome 3, drHumLupu1.1, whole genome shotgun sequence.
TTTGGCCTTAGCTCTCTTCTCTGCCTCCAACCGAGTGGCACACTACGCCATCATCGTCCTTTGCAACCGCTCGGAGAGATAGTTAatgttggcctcccggttgtgcttccagaaattgAGAAAtagaggaaggtggcttccttgtacttcttcaaatttcTGGTCCCGTCCTCCACGAGCTCCTGAACGCGCCCCTCAAGCTCCCGCACCCGCTCCTCGAGTCTCTTTATCTCCTCCTTGCTTCCAGTCAAGTTAAGATTAAGCTGCTTACATTCTTGGGTGACGAGTACAGCACTCTCCCTCCACTTCTTTCGCTCCTCGTTGGCCTTCTTCAATGTATCTTGGGCctcctgaagctcctgggtgagagcggcttggtcctcgcacaatTGTTCGTTTAGCTGGGAAaactccttgttctcctcgagcagcttattGTTATCAACCTCAAGCACCTGCTTAGCCTGGGCAAGCATGGAGTCAAAGTCCTTTTCTCGAgagaccaacgccccagcacggcgccagctggcagttaaagacagcagcccctgaagaaaaaatgagatAAAGTTAGGAATGGAAGTCTGACATAAACGATAAAGAAGCAGAAaatgacttacgctaactatctcattcaaccctttGTTGATGATTTGGTCAACTTCCATTGTGGCAGTATCATTGAGGGCGGTCTGGCTGCTTTTGTCCTTCGAGAGCcgatatatcctctccctggccatgccaactatgtggctaggcagggagccttcggacaggtTATCCAAAGTTTCCTTGTTGGCAGCCTTAGAGGAGGGCTGGGGATTGACAGGTGCGGGGGTCGTctgctcgggggggggggggggggcaaaggTGGTAAGTCCTCCTTGGAGGGGGCGGCGGCAGGAGCATCTTTTTtcgggtcttgctgctttcccctcgagcccttttgctgTCCTTCTTCCGGACAGAGGAGGCAACGGTAGCTTGGTAATTCTCGAAGAAGTCCTCGAAGTCCATACCTGCACCAAGGGAAACAATTCGAACAATGAGATTAAAGGGTCATGGGAGAACAGAGAttaaagtaaaaggattacaaaagtaaagtacccgagctacaactactggtcgtaacattatctactgaactacttagttcctggaagaaatctgagtttaaagaaggggcgttcctaaagttgccatccccatcaaatagatgagagggaattggaaaattatttaaaaacgagATTATTGCACTGTTTACATCCGACGAGTCATCAGAAAGTTCGGCAGGTtcggcagccttttgtttccccttgcccacGGGGACCGAAGATTCCGCTGCTCGGTGGGgaacggcaggttccctgatcgtaaccccagttggcctcctccgtgGAGGGGGTgcttgaggttgctgctcaggttcCGCATCGATGTGGACACCACCCGCCGAGAGTTCGTTAGTCGCAggttgggagccccaaaggccagccagcctaaggttagcctcattaattaagttctttacactcttagcagcatttggcatgctggctaagagtgctgccctcgactccattcctggagtgggggccgggcataaccatgggcctggaacacaatggaacagCGAAGTATTATGACAAGAAATGATTAAAGTACAGAAACTACTGGTgaaggaattttttttattacctccttgagtgaaggccagattgtctacggcaatgtcgggcgtaaggaagtactcttgatggtacttccccacgttggagatgtgagtggtaTCAGACAGAAAGGTGCACCCGGTCTCctggtggtagaagtggaagaaccccgtaccatcatggttggggttggacttgaggtcaaacagaAAATTAACCTCATGTGGAGAAGGAGTTGGCCATATTTTgagcttgtagaggatatagagtgcggccaacatcctatacccattcggggtGATCTGAAAGGGGGctaccccaaagtagtttgccaccccttgaaagaatgaatgaagaggcagggtggcacctatctcgatgtggtacctcgaccaggcgccgTAAGCCCCTCCTGgaaggttggctcgctggtcggtggaaggtctgaccagggtcacccccgtcagattgtatctatttaagtagttggcgatcatactAAGTGTCACCGAACTTGGGGGGacgacgtgccactcgacagTCGGCTGGTCAGCATggcgaggacgggcacgcctctgGACGTCGGTCTCAGGAGCGAAttcgcctcgaccactggtcgagggggcatcagcagaaggctgacttggagagttaGGGTTTCGTCTTTTTCgagctttggtttttgttctggccattttctgattaGGAACTGGTGGACAATTTGGGCTAGGACGAGAAAAGGGGATTTCTGGGATCAACGTAGATGGGTTCTCTTCGCCTTTGAGTAGTTGGGCCAAGAGCtcatcttcaataggtctttctcctccccaagggtcttgcatatgaactgcaaacagacaatggaggagataagacacaatccgcgaagtagtgtgggagattgggataatgtTGCTCGTATCTAAATAACtagcagcatcctaatcctacgctaaaTGCGATGCgagtagtttgaaaaacggatcaaaaaaaAAGGAagtaaactgttttctgaaagagaactttttcaactcctaaggggcgggaaaaaatttcggttttttcacctggcttaaaggttgaatctttcgtcaacctaacgcCCCAAACCaatgatcctaactatcaaacgaAAGTCCtgacctatacaaagcataaagacACACTCTTGCCGAGCAATGGGCAATTTATACCAAAAGACccttaaaaccctactcaagaacacagaaaatCACAGAGCATGAAATGGCATGCATGGCATAGTGAAAAGCTTAAAGTGCGAAGTGCTTACCTGGGTGAAGATGGAGATTCGGAAGAAGACGAAAAATTCGAATCGAAAGACCTTCGGCTAGATGTCGGACTGGTTTCGAAGCTCTGTATTATGGGGCAAGTTCTTGAAAATCTTGGCAAAAATGGTGAGTAacaatttttaaagaaaaataaaagcttATTTATAGGGACAGAGGTTATGGCCAAAAAGTAGTAATCATCACTTCcaactttcgaaacgtggggaagtgtataagccgtcaaattgcctttttggaaactgaaaaggcttgattagacataattatgtcacagttttTGAAAACACACGGGGATCCTGACAGGCATCATGGGGATGTGAACggttgtttccttaagtttctttattgctggtcgcactaaacaaacttggggtgcaaatgttatcccaaaaatcagaggtgaatgacatggcaagcattaaatacacgtggctgacatctggcagaacccatgcccgactatcgaccaggaagacaccTACTGTCACACGATAAACTTCttcttacgaccagcctggtcatacgCACGCTATAcaaggaggaaatcttaggcagttatgatggaatccgaaattatctcccatgatttcctgagtatccgattatttaggaaataatatctgtaacaaattaatgtaaatcctccttgagcctataaatagagaatga
It includes:
- the LOC133825220 gene encoding uncharacterized protein LOC133825220; translated protein: MLAQAKQVLEVDNNKLLEENKEFSQLNEQLCEDQAALTQELQEAQDTLKKANEERKKWRESAVLVTQECKQLNLNLTGSKEEIKRLEERVRELEGRVQELVEDGTRNLKKYKEATFLYFSISGSTTGRPTLTISPSGCKGR